AGAGACAATCTTATATTAGCTACAACACCTGTTAGTGTTAGATGCGGAATCAGCATTCGCTCACAAACAATGTTTCTAGGAGCTGTTATTAAAGCTTTAGGCGGAAATGTCAATGACTTAAATATATCTAGAAGCTCAGTAGCTAGAAGTAGATTCAAGTATATTGAAGATTTAGGTAGATTTGTttacattcaaaatatttatattcagGGTGTTAGCTAGCCCAAAGGTGTATATTGGGGAATTCACAATGGTTTCAAAATTCCTAAAaatcaatgacttttttttttgattcttgttttgagttttttaggacaatttcttgaaaatttccaatattttgctgaacaacaacaataaatattcCCAATACAGTAAAAACGTGGTATAATGTTTAATTTTGGCTAACACCCTGATATTAAAACAATCAATAGTAGTTATAAAgagaaataaattctttttaatttaggtACCACCATCAGATCAAGCTATTACGAAGAAATGGCAGGAAAGAATTTGATCTTGCACTTTGACAGTAAGTTGGTAAAAGAAATagaggaaaagttaaaaattactgTTAAGAAGGAAAGGGTTGCTATATCTGTTACCAGTCCTGAATTTACTACAAAAGACGATCGCCTACTTGGAATTATACCTGTAGAGAGCACTAAAGGAAAAAATCAAGCCATtgttattcaaaacattttagagTACTTTGAAATAGCGGATAATATAATTGGAGTCTGTACTGATACTACATCAAGTAATACAGGTAGACTAAACGgagctataataataataagtagaattcttaataaatgtttgttttggttTATGTGTCGTCACCACATATATAAACTTCATATAAATCATGCAATACAGGCTATCACTAAAGTTAAATCTAAGGGTCCAAGTAAATCTATGTACTTGGCTTTTCAAAGAAACTGGGAAACTTCTCATGAATCTGTGAATTCAAGAGTTCCAGAACTGAAAATATTTGATTGGAACAAGCTCGAAATAGGTCGCAAGCTTCACATCTTGGCGCTAGCAGCTAAAGATTATGCAAAGTATTCCttagagaataaaatttttccaagAAATGACTATAATCACCTTGTAAAATATTTGGCTTTTTATCTTGGCGTCGAATCTGATAAgcttaaagaatttaaaattcatcAACCTGGAGCTTGTCACGAAGCAAGATTTATGGCGGATGCTTTGTATATTCTTTCACTAGAGATGACATCCACTGTTATAAGCTTTTTAcctgatgaaaataaaaaagaaatagaaacaTGTGCCTTTATTGTTGCTGTTTGTTATGCTCCATGGTACCTTAAATCTAGATGCGCTCAACACGCTGtacttaatgattttaatgcttttaaagcAGCATATGTTATCAAGGATGAATTTAATGCTGATATTGGTAATGctttgattaaaagtttttataaacattcgTGGTATCTTTCTCCAGCAGTAGTTGTGTTTTCACTCGTTGATTCTCACTTGGAAATGTCTGTTAAGTATCAGATTTTGAATTCGTTAATTTCTTTTCCAGTTCCagagcaaaaaaatataaatatggaAAAACCTAATCCAGTTTTAATCTTACCAAACAGCAAGCTTTCAGAACTTGTAACTGCTGATAGCTGGCTTATATTTTTACGCCTTGGAATCACAAATCAAGTTAAAGATTGGGTTTCTTCTCATCCCAACTTTTCAAAAACTGAATCATATGgtgtttttgaagtttttgttaAAGGACTTAGTGTAACTAATGACTGCGCTGAAAGAAACATTGGCTTAATAAAcgacttttttaaatattctcaaAAGGAAGAACAGCGCCAAAATATACTATTGATAGCAAGAGAGGAgagaaaaaaagtaacaaagaaTGTAACTCAAAAagaacttataaatatttaaagctctctatatgataataataatatatattagtggACAAAATAATCAcactgttatttattttattttgatattttgaaaagcTTAAAAATAGAGATTTTGGAATTTTACAGTAAGCACTTAAAATGATCTGAGAGTAATTTTTTAGCATGTATTTGTCTTCTGCCTTAGTATAGACAAGGAATTTTGGGTGTACAAgaggagttttaaaaaaaagtgtttttttgtataattttgggACAGCCTAGTGGGCAACTTATCCTTGTAAAACccgaaaaaacaaattttttgcagaCTCATTTTTGTTCAAATTCATACAAATGatacattgaattttaaaaaattttgaattaaagattatttagttttttttctgtcAGTATAATactctgaaaaaatatttggttttggTTACAAAGGTTTTAATCTATGTAGGCAAAAACAGCACTTGGCTTTATGaagttttaaatatgatttgagGTCAAAGCATTGGCAGAAAACACTACGTGACActaatatttttgtctttcttGCAAAACtaatagaataaatattttttagcaaaaacatttttaactccTAGACTAAGTTTAAAgctgtttttttaagatttatgaaTACATATAGCCTGTTGAGATAAATATctgatttcaacaaaaaaatcataaattattttcaaaaaaatcctCGATTTGATCTTTCAAAAGATTGGCTGCTACTCACCTCTGCttatcttaatttaatctttgtttcccttttaaaaaattttaatccgGAATTTAGGAGAGAATGGGGTATTAGCAAACAGCTTTGCGGGAATCAAAATTTAAGAAACTCAATCTTTTTGCAAACTTTACTACCAACATAATCAATATTATGCTTCCTTGTTATGTTCTCAACAAGGTATACTTCTAAAAGGTTTTGTTACGCattctcttttttatttcaatttggtCAATAGAAAAATCAGTAAGAGTTGGGGGTAAAAACCTTTGTTAGTTATCGAATGAAAgaaaatccattttgtttttttaatctttagggTAAATGTATTGCATTTGAACCAGttagaaatgtttttaagttcttcaTTTTATAGTAGTAAAGtattaaatatcaaataaaaataaaatcatgcccgaaaataatacttaaaagatTAGAAGCTTTATGTAATTAACTAATgtcgattaaaaaaagaagtggtccttaaaattgatccttgccgaacactacataaaaaaatctaaatcatttttttcattaggatcgtaaaaagaaacaatttttttgggatttgttaattaaatttgaaaccaTTATAAAATTACAACATTCACAACAAAATAATTGAGTTTATGAATCAAAATGCTATGAtttactgtatcaaatgcttttgataaatctaaaaaaatatctaacgTGATTTGTAAACTTTTGAAAGAGTTAGAGATGTCGCAGACGAATTGGATCATTGCATGCTcaatagaacttttttaaaacaaaactgatttttataataaaaatttttcttcctaaaataagtatataatctattgtaaacaatttttctaagaattttgaaaatcttgatAAAATAGAGGTAGGTCGGTAGTTACATATATTAGTTCTGTCTTCTACTTTGTAGATTGAACTAATCTTACCTATTTTTAACTAATCAGGAAAAACTCCTCGTTGTATTAATGCTTTGTAAACTTGAAAgagaatatattttaattgtttaaagcATTCTAAGAATGTATTTCCATTTATTTCATCAGCTCCAggggctttgttttttttaataggtttaAATGATACTTGAAACTCCTCAAATGATAGCTcagaaaatatttcattgaaGCAAATGCAATCATCCATcggtgttaaaaagttattgaacacAAATTCGGTattaggaattttatttgcCAGTTAGGAACCGATGtcaataaagaatttgttaaacTCGTGAGCTATTAATTTAGGctcaaaaacatctttattatCCACTCCAATCACCTGCGGTAGGGaccttaagcaattttttttgttttcaaccaTCTTctcctattatttttaaattagagttTAGAGTAAACTCCCTCCCCCCTCACCCTCACCTTAGTGAGTGGTGGCGGTAGGGGTCCAGACTATATACAGACCACTGATTTTGATTAATctaaattagtttcattttgaaattaatttagatttttagattttaagtaTCTAAATGTCTAAATTAATTTAGAGACTTTCATTTGaaccataataaaaagtttctgCCCCCTTTATTTGTGTTCCTATCTactataaaaattgaaaaataggaTGATTTAAAAATCCTGGCATTTTTGGTGTGGGTTTGACAAGTTTGCATTTTGAAATAGTTGGGTCTAATGGTCTTATATGCTGTTAATCTTAGATCAAAACAAAGTGTTAGAAAAATTTACAAGCATCTCAAAATGGCAGAAAATTGGACTTTTTAAGCGAGTAGACATTTTgcttttagatatatttaagttttaaactgCAACAAGGTGCCTATATTTAGCCCATTTATGGCAGAAAGTAGTAGCTAATCAAAAAACTTATCTGTAAAGACTTGTGGATGAATAGAATAATGCTACAGTTAGTTTCATTTTGgcatattttagaaattttaggaTTTCTTAAAAAGTTGAGCAGGTCACAATCTTacacaagtaaaaaaaagtataaaaaccactttttaaaaagagaacTATCAAGAAAATAGTTAtagaaaaaatgagaaaaatgttgaaaccggtatgttttaaaaaaaaacataccggtaagtgataataaaaaaaagacgaaaATCAAAAGTTggaaaaacaatattaaaacatgaataaacaatattaaaacgaTTCACTATATAAATTACAGTAACttgaatttaatgtaaaaagtcacgcaaaaaaaattactcgaAAACTCGATTAGTTTGATTCGTTTAAGTTTGCTTCAAAGCAATTCTGCTCCACTATGCGTCAGTTGGTCAATAACAGCAGCTTAGTAAtgcatttttagatttattgtttaagagttcaattgttaaaatttctttattgccGTCGAAAACGTTTAAATCAACTTAATGCCCAATAGTTTCCTTCATGTAAATAAGAACTCCGCCACCGCGTTTATTTGTATGTCTCTTGAAATACTTATTCAAAATGGGGAAGATAAAAATTCGCGTTATTACTTAAATCGTTAGTGCTTATCGAAGTttcagttaaataaataatattcaaaaaattgttagttTCTTCTAATAAGAATCTTTTCAAAGTTGTGACTTATGCTTCTGATATTTACGTGACGAACTTTAATTTGTTCGCcgttattagatttaaaaagagATTCTTCTATTTCACTAGGATAGTAGTAAAagcaatcattatttaaattatgacaatatttaatcttttttttcatttgtatatattagagttttcattttagaaaaatcaatagCTCAACGTTTAAAATCGCTAACTTCCAGAGAATTGTAGAATCTCCTTTTATTTCTGCGACaatgttatcttttttatgcatatctttaacaaaaattttgttaaatttgattACTGCATTCTTAcccttttttaacttcttttcacttttttttacgaTGTTCCAGGGTTTCTTTCGAATAatcttcattgataaaaattccagtgcttttaagtttttacacagatgttaaaattttagagTTTGCGGACTATAGTTTTGGTAAGTTGTCTTTAATTTTTCCTATTGAATGGGCTCGCCTAATCACTATATCATCGCTATTTCCAAGTTGGTTTTTTAAGATCTTTTTGACTGCTATTGCACAGTCATACCACGTTTCAGACAGTAGTTCTGCAACACCATCAACTCTTAAATTATGGCGACGAGATCTATTTTGTAGAACTATCATTTTTGCAGATCGATAGTTTTGTAGAactttagttgtttttttcaaagaatttatttCTTCAACGATCTTTAGATTAAATTGAAAGAGCATTTCCTTGATGTTTTCCTTTTGGaagttaatacttttataaatgtcGCTTGTATCTTTTTCCAGTATTTCAGGACggaatttattaaaactaagtttttttttcaagtttatctcGTCTGTCTATTATTTTTGTGTTCGAACTcattattttagtaaaagtttctttttgtttttttattagcttttcagtttcttttaaaatgtttttgcgTCTTCAAGCTTAGATATTATTAGtttctcaatatttttcatcaataaatttatttttacacaatTAGAAAACTATAAAGATCAAAACTTCAAATCACCTTTAAAGGCAGCAATAACTTTAAAAgcaacttttacaaattttacatttttacaaattttaaaaataactttttgtctTTTAGCTAGAAAAGAACCGagctaaaagataaaaacatctTATACATATTACCAACATATCTAAAAACGACTGTACGGAAACAAATACAAAAGGAACCACTCGACGGAATTAAATCTGAACGACAGGCTGGAAAATACGCTTATATTTTGTGTAATAAACTACATTTTACTACCTCAAAGTCGCATCCAATATGTTCATGTAATTCAAAGTTTCCCAAATTGAACATGTAAACCGTGTAAGCAAAACTTTGCAATAAAGTTTTGTATGGCATTTTTAATTATGTGGTGATTTTTTGCAGATATCTCAGAAACTCTATACCATCtagctttttaaatttctaataaaacattCCCAATAACACACATGGCTGGAATGAACAACTTTAAATCTCATAGCTTTagtttttctgaaataaataatttttcgaCAAAGTAAAATATCGACCATGATGTATTTCTTTTTATCAATTCGTTTACAGATTGCTCCTACCATATTTCTTTGACTTAGAagaacttcttttaaatatttaaatgacaGAAATGcgcataaatttaaaattgttaactcttgttgcaattttgaaatatttctcAACTTATTTgatgaaacataaaaaatatttcacgtAATTTGCTTAACCCCTTAACTGTGTCTGACGGATATATCCGTCTTTCAAGGGTGTAGCTCTACGTGTGTTTGACGGATATATCCGTTTATTGGAACTGTAGGCTTATATGTGTCTGACGGATATTTCTGCATTTTGGAACTGTTGCACCGTTTGTGAATGACGGATATATCCGTTTTTTACTTGAGTTAAAGAACAGATCAGATATGATAAGGTTAaagcaagtttttatttatgttatgtaaTAGCTTTTAACAATAGCATGGTCTTTATTTTATACTCtagagttttttcaaaatatagctAATAGCTTTATATGACAATGCTTTAGTTTAGTGGAAAAGTAAACATGGCTTCGGCTAGAAAATCTTACcttaaaagaagtaattaatctGTTCAAGATCTAATTGAATTCATGGAAGAAAGCGATGAATTATCTGATATTAGTTCTAATGATGGTTCTTCTAATGAAGGTTCAGTTAAATCTGTTACAGAAGAAGAAATAATTTGCTCATCATCAGCAGATGATGATAATGAAACTGACCTTCTTGACACTGGTGTAATGCAATTAGAACAAGATAATACAACCGATGAACCGAATTGGGTTAAAATAGACGGttataaagcaaatttttttaaatttgaaggtAATACAGGACCTCATCCAAGTTTTATAGTTAATAGTACTCTCTTACTATATTTGAAGCATTTGTAACAGACGACCTCGTTGATCTTATTGTCGAGCAAAGTAATCTTTTTGCAGTACAATatcgtaaaaataatataattaaagataGATCCCGAGTTCAAAAATGGATACCTTTAGTCAGAAACGACATCAGGCTCTATATAGCATTCATTTTATATCGTGGAATCTTATGGAAACCAACACATGCTATGTATTTTTCAACAAACCCTCTGTTTGACACACCACTAATAAGAAAAGTATTGTCTTTTGATAGGTTTTGTCTTATTGAGAAGTTTCTTCATATTGTTGATAACAGTAGTTTGCCAATACATTTctgtaaaaaagcaaaaattaaccGATCTATGACTACCtagtaaacaaattcaaaactctgtatataccaaataaaaatatatcaatagacgAATCACAGCTGCTTTGGAAAAGCCACTTAAGCTGGAAGCAATACATTCCAAGCAAGCGTTCGAGATTTGGAATGAAGTCCTTTGCATTATGTGAATCAGCTACTGGCTATATTTGGAATTGTTTTTTGTACACTGGTAAGGAAATGACTGAAAGTTTTGCACCAGacttgaaaaaatacaaatatc
This genomic interval from Hydra vulgaris chromosome 01, alternate assembly HydraT2T_AEP contains the following:
- the LOC136074053 gene encoding uncharacterized protein LOC136074053 translates to MVCHDKDFCYESMEICCLRKVVNIWKYAGFGKYKISEVQIVKKFIKLNKLYISMRNTSYLSWNTITKKNHENRFEEFLENLFDISQNNIEDKIKSDKDMPRSNDAVIEDLAFLQDQRTMRRGVISDKYDIDMQQRVERRIERYERMRSYEEKCRVNEYFGLDRKVDFEMDEVISHNSDEFEASGSAAHQSSVSSDSDIDFQERGETQLPTHTKLKRQKHSKLGCSEIAIEFDRDNLILATTPVSVRCGISIRSQTMFLGAVIKALGGNVNDLNISRSSVARSRFKYIEDLGTTIRSSYYEEMAGKNLILHFDSKLVKEIEEKLKITVKKERVAISVTSPEFTTKDDRLLGIIPVESTKGKNQAIVIQNILEYFEIADNIIGVCTDTTSSNTGRLNGAIIIISRILNKCLFWFMCRHHIYKLHINHAIQAITKVKSKGPSKSMYLAFQRNWETSHESVNSRVPELKIFDWNKLEIGRKLHILALAAKDYAKYSLENKIFPRNDYNHLVKYLAFYLGVESDKLKEFKIHQPGACHEARFMADALYILSLEMTSTVISFLPDENKKEIETCAFIVAVCYAPWYLKSRCAQHAVLNDFNAFKAAYVIKDEFNADIGNALIKSFYKHSWYLSPAVVVFSLVDSHLEMSVKYQILNSLISFPVPEQKNINMEKPNPVLILPNSKLSELVTADSWLIFLRLGITNQVKDWVSSHPNFSKTESYGVFEVFVKGLSVTNDCAERNIGLINDFFKYSQKEEQRQNILLIAREERKKVTKNVTQKELINI
- the LOC136074054 gene encoding piggyBac transposable element-derived protein 4-like, translating into MEESDELSDISSNDGSSNEGSVKSVTEEEIICSSSADDDNETDLLDTGVMQLEQDNTTDEPNWVKIDGYKANFFKFEAFVTDDLVDLIVEQSNLFAVQYRKNNIIKDRSRVQKWIPLVRNDIRLYIAFILYRGILWKPTHAMYFSTNPLFDTPLIRKVLSFDRFCLIEKFLHIVDNNESQLLWKSHLSWKQYIPSKRSRFGMKSFALCESATGYIWNCFLYTGKEMTESFAPDLKKYKYQATKIVITLMDYLIGNGYCLHIDNWYTSYEICKVLLDHNTDCIDTLLRYDTKTNIMYTKWRDKKDVHMLSTCVQNDTITVNKAGREKNIPIVIHEYNKNMGGDDRSD